Sequence from the uncultured Bacteroides sp. genome:
ACACAAATGTTTATCTGGCATAATATATTGTGTTCATACATCTGAATGACAGTCATGAGTACACCGAGATGTATGAAGAAGCTGTCTGCGGAGGAACAAATTCTCTTAAAATTTATTAGTGAAAACTATGAAGTAACTTCAGAAAAAGTCGTTATCTTTACCAAAATTTCATTCAGTATTAACTTAAAACAGAAAGATTATGGCAAGCAGAAAGAATTTAAAAAAGCATGTAAACTATATTTCCGGAGAAATATTCACAGAGTGTATTATCAATAGCTTATATGTTCCGGGAACAGATAAAGTAAAGGCTGATGAATTAATGGCTCAGGTATTAGAAATGCAACAAGAATTTATTAGTCGCATCAGCCACACCCAGCCAGGTCAGGTTAAGCAATACTATAAAAAGTTTCACCAAGATTTCAGTACCCGTATAAAAGCACTTATTGATAGTATTGGCGCTTTAAACTAATATTAGTAGTCGACTTAAAAAAATGAAGAAAGCAATTTTCAGTTTTATCTATCACAATTTAATGGGATGGAAATCGGTAGTAATAGCAAAGGACTACGATAAACAAATTATCTGTTGTGCTCCGCATACCAGTAACTGGGATTTTATTATAGGCAAAATATTTTATGCTGCGATAGGAAGAGAAACCGGATTTATGATGAAAAAAGAATGGTTTTTCTTTCCTTTAGGGAACTTATTAAGATACATGGGAGGAATACCTGTAAACAGAGGTAAAAAGAATTCTATGGTTGAACAAGTAGCTAAGGTTATTGAAGAAAGCAAAAAATTTAGCTTAGCTATTACCCCTGAGGCTACTCGATCAAGAAATCCAAACTGGAAAAAAGGTTTCTATTATATCGCTACTAAAGCTAATATCCCTATTGTATTGGTAGCTATAGACTATTCTACCAAAACAGTAATTGCCGAGAAAGTAATTATCCCTTCCGGCAATATTGAAAAGGATATGCATGAAATCAAGCTTTATTTCCATCAATTTAAAGGAAAAAATCCGGAGAACTTTACTACTGGATTATAAAGAATCAAAACAGAATGAAGACGGCTTTGCGTGTTTCACTGGCACAGATAGACATTGAATGGGAAAACAAACAAGAGAATCTCCGTAAGCTTGAAATTAAACTTCAGGAATTAAGCGGAAAAACAGACTTGGTTGTGCTTCCCGAAATGTTTTCTAC
This genomic interval carries:
- a CDS encoding 1-acyl-sn-glycerol-3-phosphate acyltransferase, with protein sequence MKKAIFSFIYHNLMGWKSVVIAKDYDKQIICCAPHTSNWDFIIGKIFYAAIGRETGFMMKKEWFFFPLGNLLRYMGGIPVNRGKKNSMVEQVAKVIEESKKFSLAITPEATRSRNPNWKKGFYYIATKANIPIVLVAIDYSTKTVIAEKVIIPSGNIEKDMHEIKLYFHQFKGKNPENFTTGL